Proteins from one Cryptomeria japonica chromosome 4, Sugi_1.0, whole genome shotgun sequence genomic window:
- the LOC131055091 gene encoding uncharacterized protein LOC131055091: MNYSENFRSRQVYLKHLLGALEGLKNSPTSNEDEVAGSNHNIKLAVDVSLALTANQAAWSRALLSRISSNEKNRAALKKIMGPKKFRAIIAQKLRYQAHLVLQSKLKRAHKHRRKTSVGVTRQNGLSLCKIFSSKRSDPVNPSHANFVKKLQKLVPGGELMDTSCLLRETALYITSLTTQVEVLQYLIDSVNNTQHPVCKNFSS; encoded by the coding sequence ATGAATTATAGTGAAAATTTTAGGTCAAGACAAGTATATCTTAAACACCTTCTTGGAGCACTTGAGGGCCTAAAAAATTCACCCACCAGCAATGAAGATGAAGTTGCAGGCTCAAATCACAACATAAAGCTAGCTGTGGATGTATCTCTCGCTCTCACTGCAAACCAGGCGGCATGGAGCCGAGCTCTCCTCAGCAGAATTTCTAGCAATGAGAAAAACAGAGCTGCTCTGAAAAAAATTATGGGACCCAAGAAGTTCCGTGCAATAATTGCTCAGAAGCTCAGATATCAAGCTCATTTGGTATTGCAGTCCAAGCTGAAACGAGCCCATAAGCACCGGCGTAAGACTTCTGTTGGGGTGACCAGACAGAATGGTTTATCATTATGCAAAATTTTTAGCTCTAAGAGATCGGATCCTGTAAACCCATCTCATGCAAATTTTGTTAAGAAGCTGCAAAAGCTAGTTCCAGGTGGAGAATTAATGGACACTTCCTGCTTGCTTCGAGAAACTGCACTTTACATCACATCTCTTACAACACAGGTAGAAGTTCTGCAATATCTAATAGATTCTGTGAATAATACCCAACACCCAGTTTGTAAAAACTTCTCCTCTTGA